A single window of Culicoides brevitarsis isolate CSIRO-B50_1 chromosome 3, AGI_CSIRO_Cbre_v1, whole genome shotgun sequence DNA harbors:
- the LOC134833119 gene encoding rap guanine nucleotide exchange factor 2 isoform X2 — protein sequence MYKFFYNQPEASKARSQSESSDDDVKIQSARKISLDIPLRIPTRKRILSASRVVGLAGGVRGRSKNKDVIRRWNSFHSTRAHSTECHPNRFKNPRRAKSPFRNMQVESVFEHREIPLIDDDDIVNRESRYDETLLHIIEDKKAIDKCENITTPSRAWALRRGQSLADRLSAGASAGPPVSPQRRLSCFGKRNGGSVRRPNECFVLETSEMIVIDYPENTNLHHIPSLTVPVLNSSASITTLSGITTASSSTNSITNSSSLQLQHQPHNSYQYHTRSSLSGNSNNNCGINIFNVGHNNSLRTTTGVVDNNMDPREHSQHHIRQLLSGNSGVNIVFDENNYQSGPQIRPDLYQKCNRGSHSSDTSSAYSGSDTMTSVHSSSLDADEVDLSGLVESVVDSDEDDLAESMDSLTVRDTVRECLEKDPSDRTVDDIETLLEFTQKLKAFTNMTLAVRRALCSVMVFAVVEKAGTIVMNDGEELDSWSVLINGHVEIEHSNGETEHLHYGDDFGILPTMDKLYHRGVMRTKVDDCQFVCITQTDYYRIQHSGEENIKKHEEDGNVVMVTELRPGTTENGSRRGHVVIRGTAEKLMQQLIEENSLTDPTYVEDFLLTHRTFIENPMLVAKQLTDWFENEENTSVLNSSSASTSTNSSTSTLMTTSSGSCSSDIKDRVARVVLLWVNNHFTDFETDPHMMEFLENFESGLEKKNMEGQLRLLHIAAHHKARTRVTTLTRSSRDEDLNFSIMGGYEQGCGVFISNVVKKSKAEDVGLKRGDQILEVNGNSFEHVSYNRAQEILMGTTHLSITVRSNLLAFKEMLQAQDTNSPRPRTTRRKVVSDISKLAGMTCDPRARLSTVDLIGSNIVDQVDCAVLPSPMKEKKDGIKGGFLTLGPKRRLQKALIKMNLLPKNINLFDDTVSGGTEESTYAHVKDAGTQLDSSSSTSSSLSNLSMTKLSVAQSTGTSVTGGGASKEPGLYHSHSNPDLTTLYYEDFRASDYPEHVLKVYKSDQTCKYLLINKETTAHEVVMLALQEFGIHESSSNFSLCEVSVGEGGMIKQRRLPDQLQNLAERIGLSSRYYLKTNGITETLVPDEMAPDLIRESQVHFLQLNANEIAIQLTFQDFCVFRAIEATEYIDDLFELKSRYGKPKLKEFSELVNHEMFWVVTEICMEMNIVKRSRIVKQFIKIARHCKECKNFNSMFAIISGLGHGAVSRLRLTWEKVPTKYQRLFNDLQELMDPSRNMSKYRQLITTELIAQNPMIPFYPVVKKDLTFIHLGNDTKIENLINFEKLRMIAKEVRILSHMCSSSYDIMTMFELKGQAPSNAMVALNQMNMNSNATTIVSHQGSATVKRRKKSTAAPNPKKMFEEAQMVRRVKAYLNNLKVITDEDKLHELSMQCEPHGNSAPNTVTIRKRHPSPTLSTTSSTSSTSEGKKSLASNSANPKFGAASPQAVKKILSLAEPTKTRPHQPRHIPLPGLNLHHNLHHNQLHTSPSPSPGAHRRTGSSSAGTIPMPPHSFPVHASRSAVHERSHSDTPTPILPSVDLSAESSSVTSLSGLPLRKNMNSGSVTSNDSGHGSSLQTDNCLETDRIYHITSSIVHNTQTPSGTAIQAPQRRHSSIQTNANGNSFQHGVSSVLPPLPPHAAASYIIQQQQQLQHPPPYHHNSTSISMNRSNGGMPHSARTGVRVPPSYNVAAQMARLHRLGRAHSHEGVTTGGLSTNTTYFHTHTNVEVDEDDDAQVSAV from the exons atgtacaaatttttttataaccaaCCTGAGGCCAGCAAGGCCCGATCTCAGTCCGAAAGTAGCGATGATGATGTCAAAATACAATCAGCGCGAAAAATATCATTAGATATACCTCTTCGTATTCCAACACGGAAACGCATTTTAAGTGCATCTCGTGTCGTTGGGTTAGCTGGTGGTGTACGAGGACGCAGCAAAAACAAAGATGTGATTCGGCGTTGGAACTCTTTTCATTCAACCCGCGCACATTCCACGGAATGTCATCCTAATCGTTTTAAAAATCCACGACGAGCAAAGTCGCCTTTTCGCAATATGCAAGTCGAAAGTGTTTTTGAGCATCGAGAAATTCCTCTCATAGACGATGACGACATTGTCAATCGCGAATCTCGGTACGATGAAACATTATTGCACATTATTGAAGATAAGAAAGCAATAGATAAGTGTGAAAATATCACAACACCTTCAAGAGCATGGGCTTTACGACGTGGTCAGTCTCTCGCCGACAGATTGTCAGCAGGAGCATCAGCGGGTCCACCAGTATCTCCACAAAGACGGCTTTCGTG TTTCGGAAAACGGAATGGAGGTAGTGTCCGAAGACCAAATGAGTGCTTTGTTCTGGAAACATCTGAAATGATAGTG ATCGACTATCcagaaaatacaaatttacacCATATCCCTTCCTTGACAGTACCTGTTTTAAATTCGTCAGCTAGTATAACGACATTAAGTGGAATTACAACTGCATCAAGCTCGACAAATAGTATCACCAATAGCAGCTCCTTGCAGTTGCAACATCAACCACATAATTCATATCAGTATCATACTCGAAGTAGTTTAAGTGGAAATTCAAACAACAACTGTggcataaacatttttaatgttgGACATAACAACAGTCTCCGAACTACGACTGGTGTTGTAGATAATAACATGGACCCACGTGAACACAGTCAACATCATATTAGACAGCTTTTATCTGGCAATAGTGGTGTTAACATTGTTTTTGATGAGAATAATTACCAGAGTGGTCCACAAATTCGTCCAGATTTGTATCAAAAGTGTAACAGAGGATCGCATTCTAGTGATACAAGCTCCGCATATAGTGGTTCCGATACAATGACCTCTGTTCATAGTTCTTCGTTAGATGCCGATGAGGTGGACCTCTCAGGCCTTGTAGAGTCCGTCGTGGACTCTGATGAAGATGACTTAGCTGAGAGTATGGAT AGTCTAACTGTACGAGATACTGTTCGTGAATGCCTTGAAAAGGATCCTTCAGACCGGACTGTAGACGATATTGAAACCCTATTAGAATTTACTCAAAAGCTAAAAGCTTTTACAAACATGACATTAGCCGTGCGACGTGCTCTTTGTTCTGTTATGGTATTTGCGGTTGTCGAGAAAGCTGGTACGATTGTAATGAATGATGGCGAGGAGCTGGATTCTTGGAGTGTTTTGATTAATGGACATGTAGAAATCGAACATAGCAATGGTGAAACGGAACACCTGCACTATGGGGATGACTTTGGTATTTTGCCGACTATGGACAAGCTATATCATCGAGGTGTTATGCGGACAAAAGTAGATGATTGTCAGTTTGTGTGCATTACTCAAACTGATTACTATAGAATTCAACATTCGGGAGAGGAAAACATTAAGAAACACGAAGAAGATGGTAATGTAGTAATGGTTACAGAATTACGGCCAGGAACCACAGAGAACGGAAGCCGGCGAGGTCATGTCGTGATTCGG GGAACTGCTGAAAAACTAATGCAACagttaattgaagaaaattccttAACTGATCCTACCTATGTGGAGGACTTTCTGTTGACGCATCGTACATTTATAGAAAACCCAATGCTTGTAGCGAAACAGCTGACTGATTGgtttgaaaatgaagaaaatactTCCGTTCTTAACAGTTCTAGTGCTAGTACCTCCACAAATTCTAGTACGTCTACTCTTATGACAACTTCATCGGGATCTTGTTCTAGCGATATAAAAGACCGAGTGGCTAGAGTTGTACTTTTATGGGTCAACAATCACTTTACTGATTTCGAGACAGATCCCCATATGATggaatttttagagaatttcGAATCAGGGcttgagaagaaaaatatggAGGGGCAACTGAGGTTACTGCATATTGCAGCACATCATAAAGCTCGAACAAGAGTTACTACACTAACGAGATCGTCTCGTGatgaagatttaaatttttcgatcatGGGTGGATACGAACAAGGTTGCGGAGTATTCATATCAAATGTAGTAAAGAAATCAAAAGCGGAAGATGTTGGCTTGAAAAGAGGAGATCAAATTCTAGAAGTTAATGGGAATAGTTTTGAGCATGTTTCCTATAATCGtgctcaagaaattttaatgggaACAACTCATTTGAGCATCACTGTTAGAAGCAATTTGTTGGCATTTAAAGAAATGTTACAGGCTCAAGATACTAATAGTCCACGACCACGTACTACAAGGCGAAAAGTTGTCTCCGATATTTCCAAATTAGCTGGAATGACTTGTGATCCGCGTGCTCGTTTGTCTACTGTTGATTTGATCGGAAGTAATATAGTGGATCAAGTTGATTGTGCTGTTTTACCTTCTcctatgaaggaaaaaaaggatGGAATCAAAGGTGGTTTCTTAACACTTGGACCCAAGAGACGATTGCAAAAGGCTTTGATCAAAATGAACCTTCTACcaaagaatattaatttattcgacGATACTGTTAGTGGTGGCACGGAGGAATCGACATATGCACACGTAAAAGATGCTGGAACGCAATTAGATTCTTCATCCTCAACGTCCTCTTCTTTAAGCAACCTTAGTATGACCAAGTTATCTGTTGCTCAATCAACCGGAACAAGTGTGACTGGTGGAGGAGCATCAAAAGAGCCTGGTTTATACCATTCTCACAGTAATCCTGACTTGACCACTCTTTATTACGAAGATTTTCGAGCGTCAGACTATCCAGAACATGTACTCAAAGTATACAAATCTGATCAAACGTGTAAATATTTACTAATCAATAAGGAAACAACCGCACACGAGGTTGTAATGCTGGCATTGCAAGAATTCGGTATTCATGAGTCTAGTAGTAATTTTTCCTTATGCGAAGTGAGTGTTGGAGAAGGTGGAATGATTAAGCAACGACGACTTCCAGATCAGTTACAAAATCTAGCTGAACGTATTGGTTTAAGCTCACGATATTATTTAAAGACAAATGGTATTACGGAAACATTGGTACCTGATGAAATGGCGCCCGATCTCATAAGGGAAAGTCAAGtacattttttgcaattaaatgCTAATGAAATTGCTATTCAATTAACGTTTCAAGACTTTTGTGTATTTCGTGCTATTGAAGCTACCGAATATATTgatgatttatttgaattgaaaagtcGTTATGGCAAGCCAAAGTTAAAGGAATTTTCGGAATTAGTAAATCATGAGATGTTTTGGGTTGTCACTGAAATTTGTATGGAAATGAACATTGTAAAGAGATCGAGGATTGTGAagcaattcattaaaattgcaagACATTGCAaagaatgcaaaaatttcaattcgatGTTTGCCATTATTTCCGGATTGGGTCATGGTGCGGTGTCTCGACTACGATTAACCTGGGAAAAAGTACCCACAAAATACCAACGACTCTTTAATGACTTGCAAGAGTTAATGGACCCAAGTCGAAACATGTCCAAATATCGTCAATTGATCACAACTGAACTAATTGCTCAAAATCCAATGATACCTTTTTACCCTGTGGTGAAGAAAGATCTGACATTTATACACTTAGGAAATGACACTAAAATAGAaaacttgataaattttgaaaaactccgTATGATTGCCAAAGAAGTTAGAATTTTAAGTCACATGTGCTCATCAAGTTACGATATAATGACAATGTTTGAGTTGAAGGGTCAGGCACCCAGTAATGCAATGGTTGCTCTAAACCAAATGAACATGAACAGCAATGCAACAACCATTGTTTCACATCAAGGAAGTGCAACAGTAAAGCGTCGAAAGAAGTCAACGGCAGCTCCCAAtcccaaaaaaatgtttgaagagGCACAAATGGTACGGCGAGTCAAAGCCTACCTAAATAACCTTAAAGTTATTACAGACGAAGATAAATTGCACGAGCTTTCAATGCAATGCGAGCCTCATGGAAATTCTGCGCCGAATACAGTCACAATTCGAAAAAGACATCCATCCCCTACACTTTCAACCACTAGCAGTACTAGTTCCACTTCAGAAGGCAAGAAAAGTTTAGCTTCAAATTCAGCTAATCCTAAATTTGGTGCTGCCTCACCACAAGCAGTAAAAAAGATTTTGTCTTTAGCGGAGCCTACAAAAACCAGGCCACATCAACCAAGACATATTCCACTCCCAGGACTTAACTTACACCACAATCTACATCATAATCAATTACACACTAGCCCATCGCCATCTCCTGGTGCTCATAGAAGAACTGGTTCCAGTAGTGctg GCACGATTCCGATGCCACCGCATAGTTTCCCAGTACACGCATCTCGTAGCGCAGTTCATGAACGATCACATTCAGATACACCTACTCCAATTTTGCCTTCCGTAGATCTTTCTGCTGAGAGCAGCTCTGTGACTTCTTTATCTGGCTTACCacttagaaaaaatatgaattcag GCTCTGTTACATCTAATGATAGTGGTCATGGGTCATCCCTTCAAACAGATAATTGCTTAGAGACTGATCGAATTTATCACATAACATCTTCAATTGTACATAACACACAAACACCCTCAGGTACTGCTATTCAAGCTCCTCAGCGAAGACATTCATCAATAcaaa CAAATGCTAATGGAAATTCTTTCCAACATGGTGTGTCATCAGTGTTACCCCCATTACCTCCTCATGCCGCAGCTTCTTACAtaattcaacaacaacaacagctacAACACCCTCCTCCTTATCATCACAATTCGACATCAATATCTATGAATAGAAGTAATGgtg GCATGCCACATTCTGCACGAACTGGTGTAAGAGTTCCACCTTCATACAATGTCGCGGCACAAATGGCACGTTTACATCGTTTAGGACGAGCCCACAGCCACGAAGGTGTAACAACTGGTGGGCTCTCTACTAATACCACATATTTTCACACTCACACTAATGTTGAAGTTGATG agGACGATGATGCTCAAGTATCTGCTGTTTAG
- the LOC134833119 gene encoding rap guanine nucleotide exchange factor 2 isoform X4 gives MIVIDYPENTNLHHIPSLTVPVLNSSASITTLSGITTASSSTNSITNSSSLQLQHQPHNSYQYHTRSSLSGNSNNNCGINIFNVGHNNSLRTTTGVVDNNMDPREHSQHHIRQLLSGNSGVNIVFDENNYQSGPQIRPDLYQKCNRGSHSSDTSSAYSGSDTMTSVHSSSLDADEVDLSGLVESVVDSDEDDLAESMDSLTVRDTVRECLEKDPSDRTVDDIETLLEFTQKLKAFTNMTLAVRRALCSVMVFAVVEKAGTIVMNDGEELDSWSVLINGHVEIEHSNGETEHLHYGDDFGILPTMDKLYHRGVMRTKVDDCQFVCITQTDYYRIQHSGEENIKKHEEDGNVVMVTELRPGTTENGSRRGHVVIRGTAEKLMQQLIEENSLTDPTYVEDFLLTHRTFIENPMLVAKQLTDWFENEENTSVLNSSSASTSTNSSTSTLMTTSSGSCSSDIKDRVARVVLLWVNNHFTDFETDPHMMEFLENFESGLEKKNMEGQLRLLHIAAHHKARTRVTTLTRSSRDEDLNFSIMGGYEQGCGVFISNVVKKSKAEDVGLKRGDQILEVNGNSFEHVSYNRAQEILMGTTHLSITVRSNLLAFKEMLQAQDTNSPRPRTTRRKVVSDISKLAGMTCDPRARLSTVDLIGSNIVDQVDCAVLPSPMKEKKDGIKGGFLTLGPKRRLQKALIKMNLLPKNINLFDDTVSGGTEESTYAHVKDAGTQLDSSSSTSSSLSNLSMTKLSVAQSTGTSVTGGGASKEPGLYHSHSNPDLTTLYYEDFRASDYPEHVLKVYKSDQTCKYLLINKETTAHEVVMLALQEFGIHESSSNFSLCEVSVGEGGMIKQRRLPDQLQNLAERIGLSSRYYLKTNGITETLVPDEMAPDLIRESQVHFLQLNANEIAIQLTFQDFCVFRAIEATEYIDDLFELKSRYGKPKLKEFSELVNHEMFWVVTEICMEMNIVKRSRIVKQFIKIARHCKECKNFNSMFAIISGLGHGAVSRLRLTWEKVPTKYQRLFNDLQELMDPSRNMSKYRQLITTELIAQNPMIPFYPVVKKDLTFIHLGNDTKIENLINFEKLRMIAKEVRILSHMCSSSYDIMTMFELKGQAPSNAMVALNQMNMNSNATTIVSHQGSATVKRRKKSTAAPNPKKMFEEAQMVRRVKAYLNNLKVITDEDKLHELSMQCEPHGNSAPNTVTIRKRHPSPTLSTTSSTSSTSEGKKSLASNSANPKFGAASPQAVKKILSLAEPTKTRPHQPRHIPLPGLNLHHNLHHNQLHTSPSPSPGAHRRTGSSSAAFSFSGTIPMPPHSFPVHASRSAVHERSHSDTPTPILPSVDLSAESSSVTSLSGLPLRKNMNSGSVTSNDSGHGSSLQTDNCLETDRIYHITSSIVHNTQTPSGTAIQAPQRRHSSIQTNANGNSFQHGVSSVLPPLPPHAAASYIIQQQQQLQHPPPYHHNSTSISMNRSNGGMPHSARTGVRVPPSYNVAAQMARLHRLGRAHSHEGVTTGGLSTNTTYFHTHTNVEVDEDDDAQVSAV, from the exons ATGATAGTG ATCGACTATCcagaaaatacaaatttacacCATATCCCTTCCTTGACAGTACCTGTTTTAAATTCGTCAGCTAGTATAACGACATTAAGTGGAATTACAACTGCATCAAGCTCGACAAATAGTATCACCAATAGCAGCTCCTTGCAGTTGCAACATCAACCACATAATTCATATCAGTATCATACTCGAAGTAGTTTAAGTGGAAATTCAAACAACAACTGTggcataaacatttttaatgttgGACATAACAACAGTCTCCGAACTACGACTGGTGTTGTAGATAATAACATGGACCCACGTGAACACAGTCAACATCATATTAGACAGCTTTTATCTGGCAATAGTGGTGTTAACATTGTTTTTGATGAGAATAATTACCAGAGTGGTCCACAAATTCGTCCAGATTTGTATCAAAAGTGTAACAGAGGATCGCATTCTAGTGATACAAGCTCCGCATATAGTGGTTCCGATACAATGACCTCTGTTCATAGTTCTTCGTTAGATGCCGATGAGGTGGACCTCTCAGGCCTTGTAGAGTCCGTCGTGGACTCTGATGAAGATGACTTAGCTGAGAGTATGGAT AGTCTAACTGTACGAGATACTGTTCGTGAATGCCTTGAAAAGGATCCTTCAGACCGGACTGTAGACGATATTGAAACCCTATTAGAATTTACTCAAAAGCTAAAAGCTTTTACAAACATGACATTAGCCGTGCGACGTGCTCTTTGTTCTGTTATGGTATTTGCGGTTGTCGAGAAAGCTGGTACGATTGTAATGAATGATGGCGAGGAGCTGGATTCTTGGAGTGTTTTGATTAATGGACATGTAGAAATCGAACATAGCAATGGTGAAACGGAACACCTGCACTATGGGGATGACTTTGGTATTTTGCCGACTATGGACAAGCTATATCATCGAGGTGTTATGCGGACAAAAGTAGATGATTGTCAGTTTGTGTGCATTACTCAAACTGATTACTATAGAATTCAACATTCGGGAGAGGAAAACATTAAGAAACACGAAGAAGATGGTAATGTAGTAATGGTTACAGAATTACGGCCAGGAACCACAGAGAACGGAAGCCGGCGAGGTCATGTCGTGATTCGG GGAACTGCTGAAAAACTAATGCAACagttaattgaagaaaattccttAACTGATCCTACCTATGTGGAGGACTTTCTGTTGACGCATCGTACATTTATAGAAAACCCAATGCTTGTAGCGAAACAGCTGACTGATTGgtttgaaaatgaagaaaatactTCCGTTCTTAACAGTTCTAGTGCTAGTACCTCCACAAATTCTAGTACGTCTACTCTTATGACAACTTCATCGGGATCTTGTTCTAGCGATATAAAAGACCGAGTGGCTAGAGTTGTACTTTTATGGGTCAACAATCACTTTACTGATTTCGAGACAGATCCCCATATGATggaatttttagagaatttcGAATCAGGGcttgagaagaaaaatatggAGGGGCAACTGAGGTTACTGCATATTGCAGCACATCATAAAGCTCGAACAAGAGTTACTACACTAACGAGATCGTCTCGTGatgaagatttaaatttttcgatcatGGGTGGATACGAACAAGGTTGCGGAGTATTCATATCAAATGTAGTAAAGAAATCAAAAGCGGAAGATGTTGGCTTGAAAAGAGGAGATCAAATTCTAGAAGTTAATGGGAATAGTTTTGAGCATGTTTCCTATAATCGtgctcaagaaattttaatgggaACAACTCATTTGAGCATCACTGTTAGAAGCAATTTGTTGGCATTTAAAGAAATGTTACAGGCTCAAGATACTAATAGTCCACGACCACGTACTACAAGGCGAAAAGTTGTCTCCGATATTTCCAAATTAGCTGGAATGACTTGTGATCCGCGTGCTCGTTTGTCTACTGTTGATTTGATCGGAAGTAATATAGTGGATCAAGTTGATTGTGCTGTTTTACCTTCTcctatgaaggaaaaaaaggatGGAATCAAAGGTGGTTTCTTAACACTTGGACCCAAGAGACGATTGCAAAAGGCTTTGATCAAAATGAACCTTCTACcaaagaatattaatttattcgacGATACTGTTAGTGGTGGCACGGAGGAATCGACATATGCACACGTAAAAGATGCTGGAACGCAATTAGATTCTTCATCCTCAACGTCCTCTTCTTTAAGCAACCTTAGTATGACCAAGTTATCTGTTGCTCAATCAACCGGAACAAGTGTGACTGGTGGAGGAGCATCAAAAGAGCCTGGTTTATACCATTCTCACAGTAATCCTGACTTGACCACTCTTTATTACGAAGATTTTCGAGCGTCAGACTATCCAGAACATGTACTCAAAGTATACAAATCTGATCAAACGTGTAAATATTTACTAATCAATAAGGAAACAACCGCACACGAGGTTGTAATGCTGGCATTGCAAGAATTCGGTATTCATGAGTCTAGTAGTAATTTTTCCTTATGCGAAGTGAGTGTTGGAGAAGGTGGAATGATTAAGCAACGACGACTTCCAGATCAGTTACAAAATCTAGCTGAACGTATTGGTTTAAGCTCACGATATTATTTAAAGACAAATGGTATTACGGAAACATTGGTACCTGATGAAATGGCGCCCGATCTCATAAGGGAAAGTCAAGtacattttttgcaattaaatgCTAATGAAATTGCTATTCAATTAACGTTTCAAGACTTTTGTGTATTTCGTGCTATTGAAGCTACCGAATATATTgatgatttatttgaattgaaaagtcGTTATGGCAAGCCAAAGTTAAAGGAATTTTCGGAATTAGTAAATCATGAGATGTTTTGGGTTGTCACTGAAATTTGTATGGAAATGAACATTGTAAAGAGATCGAGGATTGTGAagcaattcattaaaattgcaagACATTGCAaagaatgcaaaaatttcaattcgatGTTTGCCATTATTTCCGGATTGGGTCATGGTGCGGTGTCTCGACTACGATTAACCTGGGAAAAAGTACCCACAAAATACCAACGACTCTTTAATGACTTGCAAGAGTTAATGGACCCAAGTCGAAACATGTCCAAATATCGTCAATTGATCACAACTGAACTAATTGCTCAAAATCCAATGATACCTTTTTACCCTGTGGTGAAGAAAGATCTGACATTTATACACTTAGGAAATGACACTAAAATAGAaaacttgataaattttgaaaaactccgTATGATTGCCAAAGAAGTTAGAATTTTAAGTCACATGTGCTCATCAAGTTACGATATAATGACAATGTTTGAGTTGAAGGGTCAGGCACCCAGTAATGCAATGGTTGCTCTAAACCAAATGAACATGAACAGCAATGCAACAACCATTGTTTCACATCAAGGAAGTGCAACAGTAAAGCGTCGAAAGAAGTCAACGGCAGCTCCCAAtcccaaaaaaatgtttgaagagGCACAAATGGTACGGCGAGTCAAAGCCTACCTAAATAACCTTAAAGTTATTACAGACGAAGATAAATTGCACGAGCTTTCAATGCAATGCGAGCCTCATGGAAATTCTGCGCCGAATACAGTCACAATTCGAAAAAGACATCCATCCCCTACACTTTCAACCACTAGCAGTACTAGTTCCACTTCAGAAGGCAAGAAAAGTTTAGCTTCAAATTCAGCTAATCCTAAATTTGGTGCTGCCTCACCACAAGCAGTAAAAAAGATTTTGTCTTTAGCGGAGCCTACAAAAACCAGGCCACATCAACCAAGACATATTCCACTCCCAGGACTTAACTTACACCACAATCTACATCATAATCAATTACACACTAGCCCATCGCCATCTCCTGGTGCTCATAGAAGAACTGGTTCCAGTAGTGctg CCTTCTCATTCTCAGGCACGATTCCGATGCCACCGCATAGTTTCCCAGTACACGCATCTCGTAGCGCAGTTCATGAACGATCACATTCAGATACACCTACTCCAATTTTGCCTTCCGTAGATCTTTCTGCTGAGAGCAGCTCTGTGACTTCTTTATCTGGCTTACCacttagaaaaaatatgaattcag GCTCTGTTACATCTAATGATAGTGGTCATGGGTCATCCCTTCAAACAGATAATTGCTTAGAGACTGATCGAATTTATCACATAACATCTTCAATTGTACATAACACACAAACACCCTCAGGTACTGCTATTCAAGCTCCTCAGCGAAGACATTCATCAATAcaaa CAAATGCTAATGGAAATTCTTTCCAACATGGTGTGTCATCAGTGTTACCCCCATTACCTCCTCATGCCGCAGCTTCTTACAtaattcaacaacaacaacagctacAACACCCTCCTCCTTATCATCACAATTCGACATCAATATCTATGAATAGAAGTAATGgtg GCATGCCACATTCTGCACGAACTGGTGTAAGAGTTCCACCTTCATACAATGTCGCGGCACAAATGGCACGTTTACATCGTTTAGGACGAGCCCACAGCCACGAAGGTGTAACAACTGGTGGGCTCTCTACTAATACCACATATTTTCACACTCACACTAATGTTGAAGTTGATG agGACGATGATGCTCAAGTATCTGCTGTTTAG